In Oryza sativa Japonica Group chromosome 1, ASM3414082v1, the genomic stretch attatgatccaggaaggtgcgctgcagtggattgtgttatgcaaggggtattgtcacaactcctttccgaggtaccgtggtggtattgaggcacatggtgacatgatgtggggttatgtcttgtgggtacagtggtacacctctgatcagagtaaaactattcgaatagccgtgcccgcggttatgggcgggtctaacaatgtctttcgtgattagtctcacacttctcaccatagtaaatgatgctataattggtaataatttgattagctcctggtttggaatggtatattcctggtttggagatagaactgtacagccgggatggttgttcagaatagttgggcctatgcaacagggtatgttgtatagcgttggattaatattgtttaattacttaactgttttattaaattctcaaatgtttgctaaatgctgcttttgcaaatgaaaccctactatgccatcctttgttatcctgtgcacttgcatatttgctgcgtggcttgctgagtatgtcatatactcaccttgcaatcattcatcagaggaagagttctacaatgatgctgatggtgtggaggattaggtgtagccctggtcaagctgcctgtggagtggagtcgtctgcgccgtttatcttattttccgctgcttagatctttattgtttgagaggaactatctacctctgtaatgacattttattcgcttattaattagagtaataattgtactctattatcaatttgttattgtgtgcctcggctgattcctggacgagggttcacacacatgtaagcgtttggaattttggatagaaattccgggcgtgacaatataTTAAGCTTGATATCAATCTGTTCAGGTCATTCTAATAACAGATTGATACTtgttatttaatttataaagATATCTTAGCATAAAGATGTATCGGAGCAATAGCCGATAAACGCTAGGTTTACCTATGGGCTATGGTATAAACCTATATAATCTTTCCTTTGAAGTACTTTTAAACATACGCGATTTGTACTGTCTTGGCGGCTGTCCGATCTATCCTAGCCACTTcgtttaaatatattttgaagtaTAGATTATatgttgttaatatctacagccgataaAGTAAATTTAGGTCTTTATTTACTATATGATTCATTGCCGATCCGAACCATACCGCATCGGCTTGTTCTCAGAAAATACGTCATCGGCAATCCGGccaatcggctatcgtttatggatttaactttggtttctttgttttttttgttggttgcaggatcaaaccaactggcACGCTCTGAACCCGAAAGCAAATttaggacctgcactagagtaaAGCAAATCTCTCAGGCTAGTGTGcattttttgcatcaacacacatgaATATAATTGGTTGAACACTAGTGCACAAAATCCTATGCTCAAAGTGTTTCTTCTGATTTCATATCATACTATCCGATCTATCAAACAATCCAAAATTTCACCGAATATCACTCTCTATCTTGAGAGGCATTTTGCTCTTAGAGCATCGGATTGTCCGATACAAGATCAGACTGTCTGATATATCAAACTATCCGAGATTTCATGAAACTTCACTctctatcttgatttgaaaaatcATTTTGGGAAAAGTACTTTTGTAAATTCCACGGAGTATCCCAAATTAGATTGGATTGTCGGATGATACAGAGActccaaaatttcaaataacTTGGGtctttattttagaacaaagaaCTTGCTGCTGAAAAGATCATTGAAAATTCTGCAAAACTTCGCTCTCTGTCTCTCGTTCTCTTTTTGCCTTGGAAggttaaaaaatatcaaactatCCGACCATGTAGTTGGACTATCTGAGGCGGGGCTGAAAGATTCCCTTCCCACGACCACATTTTGGGGATCTATATAAACCCCCACCAACTGTTTTCTAGAGTTGCCCAATTCATTCATTCACATATTGCTTTGCGTTGAGCTTTGTGCTAAAATGAtttggatctttgagctctctctctttccctctctcaAATCCCCGCTTGCTCTTGGTGACTTGAATCTTTGTGGTTGTCGATTTGGAGTTTGGGGACCTATTGTGTTGTTCTCTTGATAATGGGCACTAGGGTTGTACAAGAGTAGTGTGGTTTTTGTTATTCTTAGAGGTTAAGGACTCCTAGATGGCTAGGtgcactactacagaaacaCACAAAAAGGACGACACTATAGGTGCTGAAAATGcaaaaaccggtacctatagaCCTTTTTCCCACACAAGGCATGTGCCCGTGGGGCACCATCCGGTAGAACCGACACTTTGTAGAGAGATAGATGCTGGTTTTTAATAGGAACTAGCACGTATAACTCTTGTCAGAGAAATTTGTCGCTTCCtattaaaaaccggcacctttgagttCTGTTCCATCGAAGTAGTTGTTAGTGGGGCCAAGATAAAGGTGATGGTTTTTTGAAAACCCAGCACATTCTGGTAAGGAACAAATTAAGCCGAACTAGCCGTCCTTATTCTTTTATCCACCTCCATCGCCCCCACCTCATTCTCTCACCCATCTCTCTGAAAACACTGCCAcacctcctctttctccccttCCCCTTGCCCCTTCCTACTCCTGTTGCCCTtaccctcctcctcttccccctcctATCCTTTCCTCTCCATGCCGAGGGGTGCAGACGGAGACGGGGGTGCGTCCATGCCGGATCTGGCGCTACTCCTCCCCACTAGGCTAGGTGTAGGTGGACTTTaccttttttctaattttttcatcTTGTTCTTTACCTTTCATGCTTGCAAATAATCTGTGTAATTGGAGTGATGGAATTCTTCATTTGTGCCAAAATTTGTGATTCAGTTTCTTTGATTTGTGTTGCGGATGGATATGGGATGGACGGATGGATGGTGATATATATGTGGATATGGGATGACGAGCTGCTCGATGCATCTGCTCGTTTCACAAATTACACAAAATGTAATTTGTGAGCTGTGGTTATGTGGATATGGGCCGATGCATTGAGCTATCTTTTTTGGTTGCATTCCTAGAACCTCAAAGGTGCCATCTCGGGTGTCGGTTGGGAAATCCAACACCTATAGGGGTTTCCCAATCAGCAACAATTGTTATTTCTATAGTAGTGGTGTCTCTCTTGAGCCACCGATTTACTAGTGGTTGGACAAgggaagtttgtgaaggttggATCTCGCCCCCAAAAGGAAAGATATACCTCTAGTGAAGGAGAAGTGTCCTTGTGCAACCTCGAGAGGATAGGGTCGAAAAAGACCTCGACTCTTTGTGAGCCCTCAACGAAGACTAGTCAAGGATTTGaaccctccccccctcccctcgctaGCGGCAAACCGCCGGAGATGGGTCAGAGGTAGAGTGCTATTGTTGGGGCTTTTTCACAAAAATGAGAGGTAGAGTCCTACAATGGCACTAACACTTAACTGATGTCGCACACCGAGCTCTACAATATTTCCACATGCAGTTTTAGACCATAGGCCCCGTTCTACATTGCCGCAAGCAGATTTCACAGTGAGTTACTGTGGCTATAATCTCAAGTCGCTGGTGTGCATTTCATGCATGATGAGATTCCATACTTCACACCATCCGCCCATATCAAGTTGGTTGGCTACAAGAAGAATGTCCGGACCTGCAATTGGCATGGAGtgcaaaaataagataaacacGCTTTAGAAACATGCATACAATATCCTTAATTTGTTCACACTAAAGGATTACAAAACAAATACAAGAACTACTTTTACAGGCAACGAAAGTATTATTTCCACAAATGTTTAGCCATCCACCTCTGACAGATCGATCGCCCGTGGAAATGTTGTATTTACATAAAAGTAATGGCCTATGGAAATGCGTCTTTAGTAGTGAGGCAGCAAGGTTAACATATAGTGGTGCATCAACCATGATTTTTATGGGTGCAAACATATAGTGGTGCACCCTCTTTTGATTTTTGTAGGTGCAAAAAAAATGAGTGGATTTTTTCGTATTTAACCAAATCCAAATCAAGAGATTTCAAACCCAATACATCTCTTTGTTCATCAAGCCTCTTCACCATCTCATCTAACAACCATAGTTTATTTATAGGAATAAGTCTATACATAACCCCTCAACATATTATTGGTTGATTATTTCACCCCCTGATATAAAAAAAGGGGCTATTTTACACCTTAACCTTGTTAATACCATTTACTTAACCCCTTGTAGTGGTTTTCCTATCTGGTTTTGCCATGCTGGCATTCCACGTTAGGCATGCCTGCCACGATGCATTGACGGGCACGTGCGGAATCATCAAGAATCATTGTAGCCTGGCTACTATACACTCCTAGTTTTTTTGCCCAAATGTTCCTCTTGATTTCCTATGCCAACTTCCTAAGTTGTTCAGCTTCCCCATCATATCCAGAGCTATCTTGTTCTATAGGATCCCTATAATCAGATTCTGAGCTACCTTGTTTTATGCATGCCCTCCTGTCCAGTGTGGCACACTAGCAGGGCAAAACTAGGTTAAAAAACTACCATAAGGGGTGAAGTAAACGGTATTAGAAGGCTTACGGGTTAAATATCTGGTTTAATTTGTTAGCTGATCAACCAATACTTCGTTGGGGTTACGTAGATTTATTCCTTATTTATATAATAGTGCTATTCATTTGAAAATCCTCATATGAAACATGTAATTAATCCATATATATGGCACCTCAATGAGTGTGACTGAAAATGTTCTGAActgaaagttgtagatcttgtcAATCTCCACAATTTGTCACCGTACAAagtcattttaaaattttaaaaatcggTTTATGAAGATATGTAAGAAATTATAACGTTTTCGTTTCAGACATCTATTTGATCTCTAATAAGAAAATGTTATTTTAGATCACGTGGAGCTCTACATTATCTATACAATATTAATTTTTACTTTACtcgtattaaaaaataattattttcctTATCTAAAAATTGTGGTTTTCTCACATGCCTATTTTTTCGACGATTCTCTTTAAAATTTCTTTTCATGGTTTTAATTTATAGCACGTGCTATTATCATAAGTGGATTTTTTaactgatactccctccatcctaaaaaagACCAACCTAAACAATAATAGGATATtacatagtacaacgaatctgaaaaTGAGTATGTCCAAATTTGTTGTACTATATAATGTTTCATCGTTgtttaggttgatttttttttacagagaaaGTACGTTAGAAATAAAACTGgactattttttaagaaaaaatagtgATATCTAGCACTGCATGCACCTGCCACGAAACAAGCTAAGATCTCCACGAGTGCTGCAAACCTTGGACTGGGCCTAATTGTATGAACGCTAGTACTAGCTAGCGAGCAATAATTGGCTAGGCTACTATTATATGCATCGACGTGTCAGGTCAGTCTCATGAATAATCATCGTCGTCCTCATCATCAATTCATCGTCTCATCATCTCTTGCTTCCTTTGCTCGCGCTGTCCCATCGGGATCGCACATACATTTACGCGCTCAGCTCGATCGATCTCGCCTAGTCACCTCACCGATCCGGTCGTGTGCTGTATGCTAGCTGCACCTGCACGTACGTGAATGCTCTCATTTAGTTTTTCTCGGTAACGAGCACCGTTGATTGATTAGCATCCAAGTGTGGCTATTAACGCATTTACTCCTTTCATCCCACGATAACTGAATGGAACGACATATCCTGATCATACAAATTTAGACAGGAGTCTATACAGATTCGTATGACTAAAATATACCTCACCCATATATGCCTCGGATGTAAGTTACTACACTTTattaattccagaaaaaaaatattgagagAAACGTTTGCATGTGATATTCACAGGAGTTAAATTTTCGGCCGCCCACATAGCACATTTAAATATGCGTGCTTTCAGCAAATTCAGTGTGATAACAAAGATAtaattgaaaaagaaaaaaaacttcacATACACAACTTACCATTCATGCGCACATCGTTTAATCCATATATGTTTTAGGATAAGAAAGAGTGCAATTTAGTCAGTGGTTGATCTGACAAAATTTTCTCCGGTCGACTCACATATATCGTTCAGTTCTAAGTTGCACACGTCAATTATTATACTACTATttataggcctggtttagtttccaaatttttttttaaaacatcacatcgaatctttggacacatgtatggagtattaaatatagataaaaaaagaaaaactaattgcatggtttgcatgaaaatcgcgagatgaatcttttgagtctaattaatctatgattagcaaTAAGTACTgcagtaacccacatatgctaatgacggattaattaggcttaataaattcatctcgtggtttccaggcgagttatgaaattaggtttttcattcgtgtccaaaaaccccttcgaCATCTGgccaaacgtccgatgtgacacccaaaaattttcttttcgcgaactaaacacacccttacatTTGAAAGCTTTCCATCTAACAAAAAGAACCAAATGTTATATAGCTACTCCTTTTCTAAAACAGACAAATCACTTACCTGTGGAGGGTTTGGTCATGAGGCATAATAACATATAAGCAAGATCagcaaacaaaatttaaaaatacagTGGCTCCACATGTCATGTCTTTCCTTTCCTCCACCTCGTTCTCCATTAGACCAACTCACGCGGATTAATATATAGTTGGTCAAAGTTAGGATACGATGATAGCAGGGCATACACTTCCAATGTGAGACGGAGGCACCAACTAACAAcgctaactaaaatttaatgaaGGAGAAACCGAACAGATCAAACAATTGTATTTGAGTATGACATGCATGATAATGTCTTAGAACATTAGTTCTAGCAGATGAAACAAATAAGAGATTGGGACAATGCACACCGCTcaagtatatatacacatgtggaagagagaggggagagagatgacatggaggaagaagagaaacaTGTATGACTTATGGGGCCCATCTTTTATGGCTACTTAATTTCAAACCTTATTAATTTGGTTGCCACATTATGACCATCTAGCCAAACTACTACATGTGCACATGTGCTATATAGGACCAAAGGCGCCTCGGATTCGGCTCAAGGTTGAAGTGTTATGGGTGTACCGTGTCAGGTATTGGTGATAAGATGTGAAAATTGGACTAAGGCGACCCGGGGTAAATCGAGCCCCTCTCAATGTGGTGAGAATAGAAACACAAGATAAAGATGATGGCAATTGTGCCGGTGGTTATGGTACCAAAGGTGAAGGATGAAAAGATAGGTTACCTTGGTTATGTAGAAATCAGAGTGGTAGATTTGGAAATCAGGAGATTGTCTTCCGTTGCGATGACATCACAATTAAAGAGACAAAGCAACGATGAGAATGGTCGTGAAAAGGTTGCATGAGGTGGACGGCGACACTAATAACTTCTAACATGTTGACAAAGAGACTAAGGATTAATTGGGGAAAATAATATAAAcaacttaataattatttattttctcagtCCTAAAATATATAGTACTTTAGTAACGGATTTGACGTCGATTAATACTATCGGTCTAGAAATGATGTTAAATTCTCTAGCAGGTTAAAGTATCTTTTAGGACGTACGGATGGAGAAAATCATAATGATGATTTGaacaaacatatatatctacATATTGCCAATATATACGTCTACCTAATTAAAAGGATTTTCACATACGTTGTGGTCCATCTATATATGCTGCGTGTGCACGAACGGATCGGTGGTCAGGAGAGAAATGCGCATAGTAGGGAATCTGGTGCATGTTACTCTTCTCTGCTTTATGGGAAACAATCTGCATGAGATGTTGCGGATGAACCAGCCTACATGCCTAAGCTGAGATGACGTTCTAACCAGCTGTACAGTCCAATGCTCCTGGACCAAAACATGTAATATTTGATGCTCCACTACCACTGCAGTACTGCACCACCAAATGGCTACACTGACATTTCGTACACTGCTCTTAATTTCAAATGTTTTTTTCGTGGTGGCTATTGCCAGCTTCAATCGTACTATCTACGTACGTACATATTTATAGGTTAGTACAATAGATGATGTGAAATAGTAATTAATTAGTTCGTATTTTTCTTGTTGGAAAGGGTAAAAAATAAGACTTAAAAGTGCCCTTTATACACTGGTgaagaaaccctttgtagtcccggttcgtaacccccctttagtcccggtttccaaaccgggactaccaatccgggactaaagatcgctatctttagtcccgggtgaaataaccgggactaaagatcgatctttagtcccggttggtaatcccaaccgggactaaaagatGGCTCATtcgtcccggttggtaacatcccggttggtgttaccaaccgggactaaagatcgagctgaccttttttttttgcatggccctgttgctgcatggtttatatatatataaaccatgtttcagtacatatatgcatatataatatatgcatatatatattatattatatttatatatgtttcaatacatatgtacatgtgcataatatatatgtatttatacatatttatattatgcaaatgcatatgtatatatatatatgaccaaaatatatttacattatagaaaatgtgtacacatgcatatagaaacatatgtagtcatgtattaattacaatccattatatgtcctagctagctacgatttcgacgtagtagtagtcgctagctcagaagctaagaaCCTATAAATTGTGTTTCCGtcatagtagaattcacccttgggatcaaggatttgttcgttgatgaatcccatgagttgttcttgaaccgccgcgataaattccttgtgcgtggtcaggttatccctcatgcgaataaactatatgaatgtatgaaattgattagtaattaaacaagaaattgatacgtaatgaaattttgaatttatttgtacgtacattgagctctcttgtggtaatgatttggtctgcaaggcagtggcaatactcgtacacgtaatagccgcacaagttagttcccttcttttgctttgcgcactacaaataaataacaaacaacgagagatctaattaatatacacttgtatgtatttgaatcggagaaatataaatgtagagcatgtgtactcacaggaaatttgaacttccgcctaagtctttctctccatttgccgcggaccaaatgacggaaccgataccaagcccaaatggagtttaaagctatgattcgtagtagcaattaacataataagattttcttaattaacagaggaacatatgacggtacctgtctataagttcgaaaaccttgtcaaacatagactcttttttatccattgagtcatatacgttgacggtgcaggccgacaggtcgaagagtaaaagcacccagtggaatctgcaatgtgcgtgggatgcattatatatgaaacacttagcaagttcgtacggcaatgaaatttggtataggaagacagtaaaattaaactaactctgtgttgtacggcaacagtatgaacgtcttgtaatgctgcgccttcaggagatggacgagattgtcctctgtggcttgcggatattggtcgagcattgtgacgtttactttccgagggtcgatgaatccagtatcgaaaaccccccgccgtcgggccctttgaatctccattctacaacgataaaagggagtatattattttttatagtctacttatatacaaggacctaattaattaaaggagacgtagtaagaaatctaactgaacgatatacttacaaaatccagcaactcataatagagacgtcgagggtgtccagctggtatagttcgtagattcccttgaaattgatccagagaatttcatctccttgcaagaagtccgtgtccctaatcctcgctccgatcatctctctaccggtggcgctcatctccatgtacagctgatggaacttgtacatttgtgtgggtagggactgcagcagctcaggcttgacaagcggtttactgagttcgtacatgtatttcacttccgccttttcgattggtgcgactcctagcaattgatccgtagttagaccggtgtcagtaataaattcttctatcgtcatttctttaccggtcaccaacggctcgatctcctggtttggttgctctccaagctgagggactggtttggactttccagaagatgctttcttcagcgttcgctcatagtccgatagcttaatggcctccttggcaggtgcagacatacccttgaagaagttcatgacactcaggtctataggaatcttcttttctggacttcgaggcttgaattgtctcttgacttctgatgccacgtaagcgtcaagctcctcttgcgtgcaatcgtaccccgggtccttgttcttggcggcatcaattttcgccttcttcgttgcccttctGTGGGTAggtggtggagcttggggggcccttgactttgaaggtgccggaagaggagcttgcggaggagtcggtgtaggagaccgaggaggagtcggtgcaggagcctgaggaggagtcggtgcaggagcctgaggtggagacggtgctggagcatgaggaggagacggtgcaggatcctgaggaggagacggtgcaggatcctgaggaggagatggcggagccggaggagatggtgcacgagacgccgcttgtcgcctagggaggatgatgtaccgcttgcgccatagaataattgcatggcttgtgtctcgtagatgcgtctcactgtctcctccagggtaatccagctcgaggtcctcgtacgcgccttcaaccaactcaacttcgaccttggagtatcctgctggaatcagCCTGCAGTGATAAGTACCTGAAgagtccgttgggatggccatgcccgacgccaccttcatgtggtgagaggttatttattagtaatcaacatatataagcagcaactagcgaaatgggcaaatctaaaatatataaactgcgagcttacctttattgataagttcttgaaaggaatatgcagctcacatggtgtccgctgagtgatgtcatcaacggggcaggtggattcgtcctgggtttgcatggcgtccatgctctgtgatcctacctgccccgttgaggcgcagctgctacggtttcctgacgggctcaccattgcaggaggaatggtcggttGGGGATCATTGGActgatgtgcggccatgcgttcatcaaccttccttgccacctcctcttgcatgctgagcttgtagctcgataccctgaactcaagatctgcaatcttcgcctcggtatctctcttgctcctcatccgactcctgtacgtgtggatgtcctccttgaacccaatcttccaaggaatcacccatttccctcgtgttcatcctggatgctctggagtctgcagggcgagtgacagctcgtccctcTCTCTATCCGGTCGGAAcatgccctgagaagaggcttccactgcatctgttagtcgacgcgcagcctcTCATATCTGATCatcgaagaccagtgagccatcagctgggttgagcgttccaccgtgagcatagtaccagaacttcgatcgttccggccaattagcggtggccggttcgatatcCCTCTCAAGCAacctagcctccatctcctcccacttcggcatcgcgacgctatagccgcctgaccccaagtggtgatggtacttcttcttggcggcattttctttgtttctttccatcatcgcctgcccttgttcacctgtcttatatgcaacgaactcgtcccagtgatcccttagctttgggaatgtgtcaaagttcggtgtctgccccttcaagatatatttcttgtacaactctcccttgaagctctgaaactgttctgccattttcttcagagtccaccttttcactttgtcctctgtacccgcgggaagggtgaatgtctcgagcattgtggtccacagcatctctttctccgaatctgggacaaagctctcatgatctccgcgtgcccttgttctgcgccagtacaccgtactgacaggcacgttatcccgcacaacccaaccgctatgacgtacatagttcttggtggcttctgccggggcactaggtcggccgtcttcgtccacttccattatgatgtgccgaccctcaagcttcttcgtggcacctcgttgcccgcgtgccctcttctgtccagcggagggttgacttgcactatcctcctcctcctggttcccctccacatccctttcaacgtgcccctcctggttcccctccgcatccctctgcacgttcccttcctcgttcaaatacTGGTTTAGATCCtcattcccctcttcttcgttccagtactggctgcttccctccgcgattatatcgtacaatatctgttcctcatcgtgatcagccatctgttcatacatgAAACAGctgctaagtcatgagacatttatgttttaacaatcttatatgctaacaatcatatgctaagtctaggtgacgtatattacaggaccctagctagtcaataaattatatagtaagtctaattacaaatctaataatcttatattaaaacttaaataatcttatactaaaactcaaatagtgataaatgctaagtctaggtgacgtatattacaGTACCCTAGCAAGTCAATAAATTATAtagtaagtctaattacaaatctaataatcttatattaaaacttaaataatcttatataaaactcaaatagtgataaatgctaagtctaggtgacgtatattacaggaccctagctagtcaataaattatatagtaagtctaattacaaatctaataatcttatattaaaacttaaataatcttatactaaaactaaaatagtgataaatgctaagtctaggtgacgtatattacaggaccctagctagtcaataaattatatagtaagtataattacaaatctaataatcttatattaaaacttaaataatcttatactaaaactcaaatagtgataaatgctaagcctaggtgacgtatattacaggaccctagctagtcaataaattatatagtaagtctaattacaaatctaataatcttatattaaaacttaaataatcttatattatatAGTGAATGCCacgtgcatgatttaaaacttttaaaaattcaaatattcatatataattagcatatgaatgatattaaattaattgttaacaactctaattaacatatgtaaatgccacatgcatgatttaaaaattttaaaaattgtaattatcgcatataactagcatatacatgatttaaacttgttaaaacctctaataatcgtgcgtaattaacatatgccatacatcaattgatttatatggataatcaatacatccaaaatagtttacatcgtgtacacaataattacggcaatacatcggcggtgacggttgaccgcacgtactttctcctcactattgttctctccttgtgatcgctacatgagtaaggggtgtcttcatttgataagaggatgctagggtcaatcgtcaccgtgaaagggggttgcccatccaactgatcgtaatcctcgtcagtcttgtcctcaactccgacgatttttcttttgcctgggagaaccacgtgacgcttagACTCGTCaagccctctgcccttctttcctttgc encodes the following:
- the LOC136354899 gene encoding uncharacterized protein produces the protein MKVASGMAIPTDSSGTYHCRLIPAGYSKVEVELVEGAYEDLELDYPGGDSETHLRDTSHAIILWRKRYIILPRRQAASRAPSPPAPPSPPQDPAPSPPQDPAPSPPHAPAPSPPQAPAPTPPQAPAPTPPRSPTPTPPQAPLPAPSKSRAPQAPPPTHRRATKKAKIDAAKNKDPGYDCTQEELDAYVASEVKRQFKPRSPEKKIPIDLSVMNFFKGMSAPAKEAIKLSDYERTLKKASSGKSKPVPQLGEQPNQEIEPLVTGKEMTIEEFITDTGLTTDQLLGVAPIEKAEVKYMYELSKPLVKPELLQSLPTQMYKFHQLYMEMSATGREMIGARIRDTDFLQGDEILWINFKGIYELYQLDTLDVSIMSCWILMEIQRARRRGVFDTGFIDPRKVNVTMLDQYPQATEDNLVHLLKAQHYKTFILLPYNTEFHWVLLLFDLSACTVNVYDSMDKKESMFDKVFELIDRYRHMFLC